One genomic segment of Salinigranum rubrum includes these proteins:
- a CDS encoding ABC transporter ATP-binding protein, translating to MSLLSVRGLTKRFGDLTAVDGANFDVEDGEFVSILGPSGSGKSTILRMVAGFETPTEGEIVLAGENIVGTPPFERDINMVFQNLALFPHLTVAENIQYGLKQRGVQKDERERRTEEMLEMVRLPGYGPRDPSELSGGEQQRVALARALVNEPALVLFDEPLSSLDRKLRQHMQTELQRIQAETGITFLYVTHDQEVALSVSDRLVVLNDGLVEQVDSVEALYESPQSQFVADFIGDVNTVEARVVSAADDGLTIETGGTERFLPATNGFAAGDRIQVCVRPHDVTLSGDGDFAAPGTVRTRSYQGSDTVYTVGTDRWGDIVADVRGSDFDVGDSVTVAWDAADVHLFAVESEADDERADVEPEPREAT from the coding sequence ATGTCACTCCTCAGTGTTCGCGGTCTCACGAAGCGGTTCGGGGACCTCACGGCGGTCGACGGCGCGAACTTCGACGTCGAAGACGGCGAGTTCGTCTCCATCCTCGGCCCCTCGGGCAGCGGCAAGTCCACCATCCTCCGGATGGTCGCGGGGTTCGAAACGCCGACCGAGGGCGAGATCGTCCTCGCCGGCGAGAACATCGTCGGGACGCCGCCGTTCGAGCGCGACATCAACATGGTGTTCCAGAACCTCGCGCTCTTCCCCCACCTGACGGTCGCGGAGAACATCCAGTACGGCCTGAAACAGCGCGGCGTCCAGAAGGACGAACGCGAGCGGCGGACGGAGGAGATGCTCGAGATGGTCCGCCTCCCCGGGTACGGCCCGCGCGACCCCTCGGAACTGTCCGGGGGCGAACAGCAACGGGTCGCGCTCGCTCGCGCGCTCGTGAACGAACCCGCGCTGGTGCTGTTCGACGAACCGCTCTCCAGTCTCGACCGGAAACTGCGCCAGCACATGCAGACCGAACTCCAGCGCATCCAGGCGGAGACGGGTATCACGTTCCTCTACGTCACCCACGACCAGGAGGTCGCACTCTCCGTGTCGGACCGTCTGGTCGTTCTCAACGACGGCCTCGTCGAGCAGGTCGACTCGGTCGAGGCGCTGTACGAATCCCCGCAGTCGCAGTTCGTCGCGGACTTCATCGGCGACGTCAACACCGTCGAGGCGCGCGTCGTGTCGGCGGCCGACGACGGACTCACCATCGAGACCGGCGGCACGGAGCGATTCCTCCCGGCGACGAACGGCTTCGCGGCCGGCGACCGCATCCAGGTCTGCGTCCGTCCCCACGACGTCACCCTGAGCGGCGACGGCGACTTCGCCGCCCCGGGGACGGTCCGGACGCGGAGCTACCAGGGCTCGGACACCGTCTACACCGTCGGGACCGACCGGTGGGGCGACATCGTCGCCGACGTTCGCGGATCGGACTTCGACGTCGGGGACAGCGTGACCGTCGCGTGGGACGCCGCGGACGTCCACCTCTTCGCGGTCGAGAGCGAGGCCGACGACGAGCGTGCCGACGTGGAACCGGAGCCCCGGGAGGCGACCTGA
- the purQ gene encoding phosphoribosylformylglycinamidine synthase I — protein MTVAVVQFGGSNCDRDAVQALTHLGVDARRVWHEDGLPEDTTGIVIPGGFSYGDYLRAGAMAARSPIMNEVRERAEAGVPVLGICNGAQIGCESGLTEGAFTTNRSARFQCEHVFVRVERADTPWTRAYEEGDVVELPIAHGEGRFEMSEERYERVDEEGRVLFRYCDSEGNVTEEANPNGSVGNVAGVLGARDTVAVLMPHPERATLPDLGRTDGQGILQGLV, from the coding sequence GTGACCGTCGCTGTCGTCCAGTTCGGCGGGTCGAACTGCGACCGCGACGCGGTGCAGGCGCTCACCCATCTGGGCGTCGACGCGCGGCGCGTCTGGCACGAGGACGGCCTCCCCGAGGACACCACCGGAATCGTCATCCCCGGGGGATTCTCCTACGGCGACTACCTGCGCGCGGGGGCGATGGCCGCGCGCTCGCCGATCATGAACGAGGTGCGCGAACGCGCCGAGGCGGGTGTCCCCGTGCTGGGCATCTGTAACGGAGCACAGATCGGCTGTGAGTCGGGGCTCACCGAGGGCGCGTTCACGACGAACCGGAGCGCGCGCTTCCAGTGCGAACACGTCTTCGTCCGCGTCGAGCGGGCGGACACGCCGTGGACGCGCGCGTACGAGGAGGGCGACGTCGTCGAACTCCCCATCGCACACGGCGAGGGGCGGTTCGAGATGAGCGAGGAACGCTACGAACGAGTCGACGAAGAGGGGCGCGTGCTCTTTCGATACTGTGACAGCGAGGGGAACGTGACGGAGGAGGCGAACCCGAACGGCTCGGTCGGTAACGTGGCGGGAGTGCTCGGAGCGCGCGACACCGTCGCGGTGTTGATGCCGCATCCCGAGCGAGCGACCCTCCCGGACCTCGGACGCACGGACGGGCAGGGGATACTACAGGGTCTCGTGTAG
- a CDS encoding DoxX family membrane protein, which yields MSTQNTLHADILGRDVTFDYSENWIGYSLFFMRVTMGWVLFQGGITKLVTYLDADPSNNWTAAGYLANAIPPGNPFIGLFGTMAGSPFIDMLNMWGLTLTGLGLILGAFVRWNAFWGAVMMLFYWLAALQGGLLAGLPLEHGWVVDDHLVYAFLLFGLGAFGAGRILGLDARIERLSVVQNNRWLKLLLG from the coding sequence ATGTCTACACAAAACACGCTCCACGCCGATATCCTCGGCCGAGACGTCACGTTCGACTACTCGGAGAACTGGATCGGCTACTCACTGTTCTTCATGCGGGTGACGATGGGGTGGGTCCTCTTTCAGGGCGGCATCACCAAACTCGTCACCTACCTCGACGCCGACCCGTCGAACAACTGGACCGCGGCCGGCTATCTCGCCAACGCCATCCCTCCGGGTAACCCGTTCATCGGGCTGTTCGGCACGATGGCCGGGAGCCCCTTCATCGACATGCTGAACATGTGGGGACTCACGCTCACCGGACTCGGCCTCATCCTCGGGGCGTTCGTCCGTTGGAACGCCTTCTGGGGTGCGGTCATGATGCTGTTTTACTGGCTCGCGGCGCTCCAGGGTGGGCTCCTCGCCGGCCTCCCCCTCGAACACGGCTGGGTCGTCGACGACCACCTCGTCTACGCGTTCCTCCTGTTCGGGCTGGGGGCGTTCGGCGCGGGCCGTATCCTCGGCCTCGACGCCCGCATCGAGAGGCTCTCGGTCGTCCAGAACAACCGGTGGCTCAAACTCCTGCTCGGGTGA
- the purS gene encoding phosphoribosylformylglycinamidine synthase subunit PurS yields MTAYTATVTVRLKHGVLDPEAETTKRALERLGFELDALRSADRFDIDLDAPSARDAEDRADEMAERLLANPTIHDYDVEVTERE; encoded by the coding sequence ATGACAGCCTACACCGCGACGGTCACGGTGCGCCTCAAACACGGCGTGCTCGACCCGGAGGCGGAGACGACGAAGCGCGCGCTCGAACGACTGGGGTTCGAGCTCGACGCGCTCCGCTCCGCCGACCGGTTCGATATCGACCTCGACGCTCCGTCGGCCCGGGACGCCGAGGACCGTGCCGACGAGATGGCAGAACGCCTCCTCGCGAACCCGACCATCCACGACTACGACGTGGAGGTCACCGAGCGGGAATGA
- a CDS encoding type IV pilin, which produces MNFKQLFTEDRAVSPVIGVILMVAITVILAAVIGTFVLGLGDQVSESAPQAQFTFDFDGADYVNITHDGGDAIDAEDLNVSSGVDFTIDGDGDGTYNNSAGTSAGGGSSGDASINLVDAGEFASGDSVSAGATISMQADSSVDFTGETIRVIWSSPNSDKTATIGRFEA; this is translated from the coding sequence ATGAACTTCAAACAACTCTTCACGGAAGACCGCGCAGTCAGCCCGGTCATCGGCGTCATCCTCATGGTGGCGATCACGGTGATCCTGGCGGCCGTCATCGGGACGTTCGTTCTCGGGCTTGGTGATCAGGTCTCCGAGAGCGCACCCCAGGCACAGTTTACGTTCGACTTCGACGGGGCAGATTACGTCAACATTACTCATGACGGTGGTGATGCGATAGATGCGGAGGATCTCAACGTATCGTCCGGTGTCGATTTCACTATCGACGGTGATGGTGATGGCACATATAACAACTCAGCCGGAACTTCCGCCGGTGGTGGGTCGAGCGGCGACGCCAGCATCAACCTCGTCGATGCCGGTGAATTCGCCTCCGGTGACTCCGTCTCTGCAGGTGCAACCATCAGCATGCAGGCAGACAGCTCGGTCGACTTCACTGGTGAGACGATCCGTGTAATCTGGAGTAGTCCGAACAGCGACAAGACCGCCACGATCGGTCGATTCGAGGCATAA
- a CDS encoding metal-dependent hydrolase, whose protein sequence is MFPLGHALFGYLLYVAFAWTTRHRLPYGLTLGALLVGTQFPDLVDKPLAFVGILPSGRAMGHSLLFAVGVLAVAWALARRYDRPHLAVAFGFGHVSHIVGDVVVVDFAGVRTAGNLEFLLWPLLPVPTYPGDVVAPWVRIAEYYQSPELSPGLVLLPLAVAVFVAVELKRRRALPT, encoded by the coding sequence GTGTTCCCGCTCGGTCACGCGCTGTTCGGCTACCTGCTCTACGTCGCGTTCGCGTGGACAACGAGGCACAGATTGCCCTACGGGCTGACGCTCGGCGCCCTCCTCGTCGGGACGCAGTTCCCCGACCTCGTCGACAAGCCGCTCGCCTTCGTCGGGATACTGCCCAGCGGTCGGGCGATGGGCCACTCGCTGCTGTTCGCGGTCGGAGTGCTCGCGGTGGCCTGGGCCCTCGCCCGCCGGTACGACCGCCCACACCTCGCGGTCGCGTTCGGGTTCGGGCACGTCTCCCACATCGTCGGAGACGTGGTCGTCGTGGACTTCGCCGGGGTCAGGACGGCGGGGAACCTCGAATTCCTCCTGTGGCCCCTCCTTCCGGTCCCGACGTATCCGGGCGACGTCGTCGCACCCTGGGTCCGCATCGCCGAGTACTACCAGTCGCCGGAACTCTCACCCGGACTGGTGTTGCTGCCGCTCGCGGTCGCGGTGTTCGTCGCCGTCGAACTCAAGCGACGACGGGCGCTTCCCACCTGA
- a CDS encoding ABC transporter permease — MSSDTAKLSSSGPLASVERLVQNHGGSLARVAMVAVFAFLWVPIAVLVFMSFAEGGVLSFPPEQLTLRWYFVFLENDTAIDAIVTTLQVSIPTTFITVVLATLIAYAVDRYVFPGRTTLQLLATLPIVVPLVVTGIALVLFFGLIRPVIVLSGYPGVVIAHVIRTIPFATLVIIPTFLTFDRQLEEASKDLGADELQTFRQVTLPNVFPGIVAGGLLAFTLSFNEFVFTYFVKDSATTTLPVYIWNQIRYNVTPEVNVISVVFLLVAVTLVLVAVSLTRVDLLARR, encoded by the coding sequence GTGAGCTCCGACACCGCGAAACTCTCGTCGAGCGGCCCGCTCGCCTCCGTCGAACGCCTCGTGCAGAACCACGGAGGGTCGCTCGCTCGGGTCGCGATGGTCGCCGTCTTCGCGTTCCTCTGGGTGCCCATCGCCGTCCTCGTCTTCATGTCGTTCGCCGAGGGGGGCGTGCTCTCGTTCCCACCCGAGCAGCTCACCCTCCGGTGGTACTTCGTCTTCCTCGAGAACGACACGGCCATCGACGCCATCGTCACCACGCTGCAGGTGTCGATTCCGACGACGTTCATCACCGTCGTGCTGGCGACGCTCATCGCCTACGCCGTCGACCGCTACGTCTTCCCCGGTCGGACCACGCTGCAACTGCTAGCGACGCTCCCCATCGTCGTCCCCCTCGTGGTGACCGGCATCGCCCTCGTCCTCTTCTTCGGGCTCATCCGGCCGGTCATCGTCCTCAGCGGCTACCCCGGGGTGGTCATCGCCCACGTCATCCGCACCATCCCCTTCGCGACGCTCGTCATCATCCCGACGTTCCTCACGTTCGACCGCCAACTCGAGGAGGCCTCGAAGGACCTCGGGGCGGACGAACTCCAGACGTTCCGGCAGGTGACCCTCCCCAACGTGTTCCCCGGCATCGTCGCCGGCGGTCTGCTCGCTTTCACCCTCTCGTTCAACGAGTTCGTCTTCACCTACTTCGTGAAGGACTCCGCGACGACCACGCTCCCGGTCTACATCTGGAACCAGATCCGCTACAACGTCACGCCCGAGGTGAACGTCATCTCGGTGGTGTTCCTCCTCGTCGCCGTGACGCTCGTCCTCGTGGCGGTGTCGCTCACCCGCGTCGACCTGCTCGCGCGCCGGTGA
- a CDS encoding GNAT family N-acetyltransferase, whose amino-acid sequence MTRELDVDVAYEVPDGCLDDVVRLLRSTGWAADRDADGVRRMLDHTDVVVCLVREVVSGRTRDTEVVGFARALTDYEYRAFVEDVVVGVPYRGRGLGSKLVEELCAHPELVDVERLVLECRLDLVDFYERFGFQRVPSEAVLLKRERD is encoded by the coding sequence ATGACACGCGAACTCGACGTCGACGTCGCCTACGAGGTGCCCGACGGGTGCCTCGACGACGTGGTCCGCCTCCTCCGGTCGACGGGGTGGGCCGCCGACCGCGACGCCGACGGCGTCCGTCGGATGCTCGACCACACCGACGTCGTCGTCTGCCTCGTCCGCGAGGTGGTGAGCGGTCGCACCCGGGATACAGAAGTGGTCGGCTTCGCCCGCGCGCTCACCGACTACGAGTACCGGGCGTTCGTCGAGGACGTCGTCGTCGGCGTCCCCTACCGTGGGAGAGGCCTCGGGTCGAAACTCGTCGAGGAACTCTGTGCGCATCCCGAACTCGTCGACGTCGAGCGACTCGTCTTGGAGTGTCGACTCGACCTGGTCGACTTCTACGAACGGTTCGGTTTCCAGCGGGTCCCGAGCGAGGCGGTGTTGCTGAAGCGCGAGAGGGATTGA
- a CDS encoding formyltetrahydrofolate deformylase has product MTREYTQVTVIGDDKTGIVAKFTTLLFERGINIEDVDQAVRDGVFRMTLHADTAGMVCTKETLREALSDLGEEMDVDVQVRFPADRETKRIAVLATRESHCVEMLFDAWANDELDAEISVVIANHDDLQPLAERYDVPFHDVGDGKGSPDEDELIDLLEEYDADLVVLARYMRILSPNVVFRYEDRIINIHPSLLPSFPGAAAYRQAKEGGVRIAGVTAHYVTTDLDQGPIIAQRAFDVPDDASLDELKARGQPLEAEALLEAVKLHLDDAVTAHRGRTSLRDGVDESEYKLGLGDIGNPDRPVDGLDEALAASERAADGSADDDASEESDAEVKAEATTTD; this is encoded by the coding sequence ATGACGCGCGAGTACACCCAGGTCACGGTCATCGGAGACGACAAGACCGGAATCGTCGCGAAGTTCACCACCCTGCTGTTCGAGCGCGGAATCAACATCGAGGACGTCGACCAGGCGGTCCGCGACGGCGTCTTCCGGATGACGCTGCACGCCGACACCGCGGGGATGGTCTGTACGAAGGAGACGCTCCGCGAGGCGCTTTCGGACCTCGGGGAGGAGATGGACGTCGACGTCCAGGTACGCTTCCCCGCCGACCGCGAGACGAAGCGCATCGCCGTCCTCGCGACCCGGGAGTCACACTGCGTGGAGATGCTGTTCGACGCGTGGGCGAACGACGAACTCGACGCCGAGATATCGGTCGTCATCGCGAACCACGACGACCTCCAGCCGCTCGCCGAACGGTACGACGTTCCCTTCCACGACGTCGGCGACGGGAAGGGGTCGCCCGACGAGGACGAACTCATCGACCTCTTAGAGGAGTACGACGCCGACCTCGTCGTCCTCGCCCGCTACATGCGCATCCTCTCGCCGAACGTGGTCTTTCGGTACGAGGACCGCATCATCAACATTCACCCCTCTCTCTTGCCGTCGTTCCCCGGCGCGGCCGCCTACCGACAGGCGAAGGAGGGGGGCGTCCGCATCGCCGGTGTGACTGCTCACTACGTCACGACCGACCTCGACCAGGGCCCCATCATCGCCCAGCGTGCGTTCGACGTGCCCGACGACGCTTCGCTGGACGAACTGAAAGCGCGTGGACAGCCCCTCGAAGCTGAGGCGCTCTTAGAGGCGGTGAAGCTGCACCTCGACGACGCGGTGACGGCCCACCGGGGCCGGACCAGCCTGCGCGACGGGGTCGACGAGAGCGAGTACAAACTCGGCCTGGGCGACATCGGCAACCCGGACCGCCCCGTCGACGGCCTCGACGAGGCGCTCGCGGCGAGCGAACGGGCGGCTGATGGGTCGGCGGACGACGACGCGAGCGAGGAGTCGGACGCCGAAGTGAAAGCCGAGGCGACGACGACCGACTGA
- a CDS encoding archaeosine biosynthesis radical SAM protein RaSEA: MSEPTPEVYERGRGMDAHNQVMRDIRSEKEETYDPHEPTRVWLDEDNTPDGVRQSLTIILNTGGCRWARAGGCTMCGYVAESVEGGTVPHEALMDQIQVCLDHESENADEPAPLIKIYTSGSFLDEREVPAETRAAIAATFSSRERIVVESLPDFVSREKLADFTDHGLETDVAVGLETATDRIRHDCVNKYFDFDDFIAASEEADAAGAGIKAYLLMKPPFLTEREAVEDMISSVRRCAEYAHTVSMNPCNVQRYTMVDELFFQGGYRPPWLWSVAEVLERTAGTDAIVVSDPVGHGSDRGPHNCGECDDRVQRAIKDFDLRQDPSVFDQVSCDCEATWRAVLDEEAAYAMPLAR, from the coding sequence ATGAGTGAGCCAACGCCCGAGGTGTACGAGCGGGGTCGCGGCATGGACGCGCACAACCAGGTGATGCGCGACATCCGCTCGGAGAAGGAGGAGACGTACGACCCTCACGAGCCGACGCGGGTGTGGCTCGACGAGGACAACACGCCCGACGGGGTGCGCCAGTCGCTCACCATCATCCTCAACACCGGTGGGTGTCGGTGGGCGCGCGCCGGTGGCTGCACGATGTGCGGGTACGTCGCCGAGAGCGTCGAGGGCGGCACGGTGCCGCACGAGGCGCTGATGGACCAGATCCAGGTCTGTCTCGACCACGAATCGGAGAACGCCGACGAACCCGCGCCCCTGATCAAGATTTACACGTCGGGGTCGTTCCTCGACGAGCGGGAGGTCCCCGCCGAGACGCGCGCGGCCATCGCCGCGACCTTTTCGAGTCGGGAGCGCATCGTCGTCGAGTCGCTCCCGGACTTCGTCTCCCGCGAGAAGCTCGCGGACTTCACCGATCACGGGTTAGAGACCGACGTCGCGGTCGGCCTCGAAACCGCCACCGACAGGATCAGACACGACTGCGTGAACAAGTACTTCGACTTCGACGACTTCATCGCCGCGAGCGAGGAGGCCGACGCGGCCGGGGCCGGAATCAAGGCGTATCTCCTGATGAAGCCGCCGTTCCTCACCGAGCGCGAGGCGGTCGAAGACATGATCTCCTCCGTGCGACGGTGCGCCGAGTACGCCCACACGGTCTCGATGAACCCGTGTAACGTCCAGCGGTACACGATGGTCGACGAACTGTTCTTCCAGGGCGGGTATCGTCCGCCGTGGCTCTGGTCGGTCGCCGAGGTGCTCGAACGAACGGCCGGGACGGACGCCATCGTCGTCTCGGACCCCGTCGGCCACGGCTCCGACCGCGGTCCGCACAACTGCGGCGAGTGTGACGACCGCGTCCAGCGCGCCATCAAGGACTTCGACCTCCGGCAGGACCCGTCGGTGTTCGACCAGGTGTCGTGTGACTGTGAGGCGACGTGGCGCGCGGTCCTCGACGAGGAGGCGGCCTACGCGATGCCGCTCGCGCGGTGA
- a CDS encoding ABC transporter permease, translating into MGTETETRTPSGESTVLSDVADFFRTRPRLKKFAVAGPPYGVLVVFFVLPLLAMLVISFQEGQINGPWTISNYTDFLGSQTYLTVVWRTLVITVQVTVLVTIVGYTLAYSIVRFSRRATLLLLLVILPFWTSYIIRMYAWINILQSGGVLDSTLQLFSLPPLGLLYTQPAVLIGFTYVWLPLAVLPFYASLTNLDADLIEAAKDLGAGPIKTFFTVTLPMTKNGVITGVILVFIPTFGSFITPRLLGGTNNIMIGMVIENQFKSAFNWPFGAAIGIVISVVVVLLLVAGARGGGNLFGGGEGGERT; encoded by the coding sequence ATGGGGACGGAGACGGAGACGCGCACGCCGAGCGGCGAGTCGACGGTACTGTCCGACGTCGCCGACTTCTTCCGCACGCGACCCCGACTGAAGAAGTTCGCCGTCGCCGGGCCGCCGTACGGTGTGCTCGTCGTCTTCTTCGTCCTCCCGCTGCTCGCGATGCTCGTCATCTCGTTTCAGGAGGGCCAGATAAACGGCCCGTGGACCATCTCGAACTACACGGACTTCCTCGGGTCGCAGACGTACCTCACGGTGGTGTGGCGGACGCTCGTCATCACCGTGCAGGTGACGGTGCTCGTGACCATCGTCGGCTACACGCTCGCGTACAGCATCGTCCGCTTCTCCCGGCGGGCGACCTTGCTTCTCCTGCTCGTCATCCTCCCCTTCTGGACGTCGTACATCATCCGGATGTACGCGTGGATCAACATCCTCCAGAGCGGCGGCGTCCTCGACTCGACACTCCAACTGTTCAGCCTCCCGCCGCTGGGACTGCTCTACACCCAGCCCGCGGTGCTGATCGGCTTCACCTACGTGTGGCTTCCCCTGGCCGTCCTGCCCTTCTACGCCTCGCTCACGAACCTCGACGCCGACCTCATCGAGGCGGCGAAGGACCTCGGTGCCGGCCCGATCAAGACGTTCTTCACGGTGACGCTCCCGATGACGAAAAACGGCGTCATCACCGGCGTCATCCTCGTGTTCATCCCGACGTTCGGGTCGTTCATCACTCCCCGATTGCTCGGCGGGACGAACAACATCATGATCGGCATGGTCATCGAGAACCAGTTCAAGTCGGCGTTCAACTGGCCGTTCGGGGCGGCCATCGGCATCGTCATCTCCGTCGTTGTCGTCCTCCTGCTCGTCGCGGGCGCTCGCGGCGGCGGCAACCTCTTCGGCGGCGGCGAGGGGGGTGAGCGCACGTGA
- a CDS encoding MBL fold metallo-hydrolase yields the protein MKLQFLGGVREVGRSALLVNDSLLIDFGMLTGNPPQFPVSTPDPDAVVVSHGHLDHVGVVPSLLSGRDRPSIHWTPPTQELALTLARDTLKLHGGSYDCPFTENDVKRVTEVSQTHGYQETFTAAGHEVTFFDAGHIPGSAHVLVDDSAVQRTASNRTQSDDGGTRLLYTADFHTEDQRIVAGTSARPDADVVVCESTYSDVDHDPRAEVEARFVESVRGTLWEGGTVVVPAFAIGRTQEMLLVCEAYDIPCYVDGMGTEVTRMLRQHPGFVRDADALDRAAAHARFVTSHGQRTRIAQQNAAIVTTSGMLSGGPTMTYIPEIRANPTNKITLTGYQVAGTPGRRLLDTGRAEIDGRVMPVSARVESYDFSAHADHGGLRSFLDAYADERVFVVHGDRCEAFADELRADGVDARAPELGTVAEV from the coding sequence ATGAAGCTCCAGTTCCTCGGCGGCGTCCGCGAGGTCGGTCGGAGCGCGCTCCTCGTCAACGACTCGCTCCTCATCGACTTCGGGATGCTGACGGGGAACCCGCCGCAGTTTCCCGTCTCGACCCCCGACCCCGACGCCGTCGTCGTCAGCCACGGACACCTCGACCACGTCGGCGTGGTCCCGTCGCTGCTCTCCGGGCGGGACCGTCCATCCATCCACTGGACGCCGCCGACGCAGGAACTGGCGCTCACGCTCGCGCGAGACACACTGAAACTACACGGTGGGAGCTACGACTGCCCGTTCACCGAGAACGACGTCAAGCGCGTGACGGAGGTGTCACAGACCCACGGGTACCAAGAGACGTTCACGGCCGCCGGCCACGAGGTGACGTTCTTCGACGCGGGTCACATCCCCGGAAGCGCGCACGTCCTGGTGGACGACAGCGCGGTGCAGCGCACCGCGAGCAACCGGACGCAGTCCGACGACGGCGGCACCCGACTGCTCTACACCGCGGACTTCCACACCGAAGACCAGCGCATCGTCGCGGGCACGAGCGCCCGTCCCGACGCCGACGTGGTGGTCTGTGAGAGCACCTACTCGGACGTCGACCACGACCCCAGAGCGGAGGTCGAAGCGCGGTTCGTCGAGAGCGTCCGGGGGACGCTGTGGGAGGGCGGCACCGTCGTCGTTCCGGCCTTTGCCATCGGTCGGACCCAGGAGATGCTTCTCGTCTGCGAGGCGTACGACATCCCCTGCTACGTCGACGGGATGGGCACGGAGGTGACGCGGATGCTCCGTCAACACCCCGGATTCGTCCGCGACGCCGACGCGCTCGACCGCGCGGCCGCCCACGCGCGGTTCGTCACGAGTCACGGTCAACGAACCAGAATCGCACAGCAGAACGCCGCCATCGTCACGACGAGCGGGATGCTCTCGGGCGGGCCGACCATGACCTACATCCCCGAGATTCGCGCGAACCCGACGAACAAGATCACGCTCACCGGCTATCAGGTGGCGGGAACGCCCGGTCGACGACTGCTCGACACCGGACGAGCGGAGATCGACGGGCGCGTCATGCCCGTCAGCGCGCGCGTCGAGTCGTACGACTTCTCGGCCCACGCCGACCACGGGGGACTGCGGTCGTTCCTCGACGCCTACGCGGACGAACGGGTGTTCGTCGTCCACGGCGACCGGTGTGAGGCGTTCGCCGACGAACTCCGAGCGGACGGCGTCGACGCGCGTGCGCCGGAACTGGGCACGGTCGCCGAGGTGTAG
- a CDS encoding aldo/keto reductase, whose amino-acid sequence MVTNESDTFDIGGDLTVHRLGFGAMRVTGEGIIGEPDDVEAAKEVLRRAVDLGVDFVDTADSYGPGVSERLIREALHPYDDVVVATKGGLLRNRDTDWLPHGDPDYLRNAHLCSCDRLGVDAIDLYQFHRPDPDVPFAESVEALAELKDDGVIRHVGLSNVSVEQLETAREMVDVATVQNRYSVVDRESEDVLDACESYDIGFIPWFPVGAGDLGAKGDLLEDIAAAHDASVYQVALAWLLAHSPVTLPIPGTSSLDHLEENVAASALELADDEVARLSA is encoded by the coding sequence ATGGTCACGAACGAGAGCGATACGTTCGACATCGGCGGCGACCTCACGGTCCACCGACTCGGCTTCGGCGCCATGCGCGTCACCGGCGAGGGCATCATCGGGGAACCCGACGACGTCGAGGCTGCGAAAGAGGTCCTCCGGCGCGCGGTCGACCTCGGCGTCGACTTCGTCGACACCGCCGACTCGTACGGCCCCGGCGTGAGCGAACGGCTCATCCGCGAGGCGCTCCATCCCTACGACGACGTCGTCGTGGCGACGAAAGGTGGCCTCCTGCGCAACCGCGACACCGACTGGCTCCCCCACGGCGACCCCGACTACCTCCGGAACGCCCACCTCTGTAGCTGCGACCGCCTCGGCGTCGACGCCATCGACCTCTACCAGTTTCATCGACCGGACCCCGACGTCCCCTTCGCCGAGTCGGTCGAGGCGCTCGCGGAACTGAAAGACGACGGCGTCATCCGGCACGTGGGGCTGTCGAACGTCTCGGTCGAACAGTTGGAGACGGCCCGCGAGATGGTCGACGTCGCCACCGTTCAGAACCGCTACAGCGTCGTCGACCGCGAGAGCGAGGACGTCCTCGACGCGTGTGAGTCGTACGACATCGGGTTCATCCCGTGGTTCCCCGTCGGCGCGGGCGACCTCGGGGCCAAAGGCGACCTCTTGGAGGATATCGCCGCGGCCCACGACGCCTCGGTGTACCAGGTCGCGCTCGCGTGGCTGCTCGCGCACTCGCCCGTCACGCTCCCCATCCCGGGGACGTCGAGCCTCGACCACCTCGAAGAGAACGTCGCGGCGTCGGCGCTCGAACTCGCCGACGACGAGGTCGCGCGGCTGTCGGCCTGA